Proteins from one Oscillatoria nigro-viridis PCC 7112 genomic window:
- a CDS encoding RNA-guided endonuclease InsQ/TnpB family protein, protein MKPTAEQAQEIERLLTVCRKVWNYALRERKDWIDSRKCAVNACSISKEYIIPLDAAYPNYFQQSKSLTEAKEQIPELKTVNAQVLQQILRRLETAFVDVQRKGMGFPRFKNQYRMRSFVFPQMLKNCIQGNSIQLPQLGQVEFIKSREIPDGFVIKQARIVRRASGYFVVMSLRCDVNVPDPVASGNPIGLDLGLDQFLATSDGEVVKRPKFLKTKHRKLKLLQRRLKNKKKGSNNRHKLNRKIARHHQHIADTRKDWHFKQANHICDQAGMVFVEDIDFRVWAKGMFCKHTLDTGFAQFVSILQWVCWKRGVYFGKVNKDYTSQVCPQCDTHTGKKQLKERLHQCPECGYTTHRDVAAAQVIRFSRIV, encoded by the coding sequence TTGAAGCCAACCGCAGAGCAAGCTCAAGAAATTGAGCGCCTTCTAACGGTTTGTCGCAAGGTTTGGAACTACGCCTTGCGGGAACGCAAGGACTGGATCGACTCTCGTAAATGTGCGGTCAATGCTTGCTCGATTTCTAAGGAATACATCATTCCGCTTGATGCAGCTTACCCAAATTATTTCCAGCAAAGCAAATCATTGACAGAAGCAAAAGAGCAAATCCCAGAGCTAAAAACTGTGAACGCTCAAGTACTCCAACAAATCTTAAGACGACTGGAGACAGCTTTTGTGGATGTGCAGCGCAAAGGAATGGGTTTCCCAAGGTTTAAAAACCAGTATCGGATGAGGTCGTTTGTATTCCCCCAAATGCTTAAAAATTGCATCCAAGGGAATTCGATTCAGCTTCCCCAACTGGGTCAAGTGGAGTTCATTAAGTCTAGGGAGATACCAGACGGATTTGTAATCAAGCAAGCTCGGATAGTTCGCAGGGCTTCAGGGTATTTTGTCGTGATGTCACTGAGGTGTGATGTTAACGTGCCCGACCCTGTAGCATCGGGAAATCCAATAGGGCTCGATCTTGGTTTGGATCAATTCTTGGCAACATCTGATGGTGAAGTAGTTAAACGTCCCAAGTTTTTGAAGACCAAACATCGCAAGCTGAAATTGCTGCAACGTCGGTTAAAGAACAAGAAAAAAGGGTCAAACAACCGCCACAAGCTAAACAGAAAGATAGCTAGACATCATCAGCATATTGCCGACACCCGCAAAGATTGGCATTTTAAGCAAGCTAATCATATTTGTGACCAGGCCGGAATGGTATTCGTCGAAGATATCGATTTCAGGGTTTGGGCTAAAGGGATGTTTTGCAAGCATACGCTAGATACTGGGTTTGCCCAATTCGTGTCAATACTGCAATGGGTTTGCTGGAAACGAGGCGTATATTTTGGCAAGGTGAATAAAGATTACACCTCGCAGGTATGCCCTCAATGCGATACGCACACAGGTAAAAAGCAGCTTAAAGAAAGACTCCACCAATGCCCTGAGTGTGGTTACACGACGCATAGAGACGTAGCAGCAGCTCAAGTTATCCGCTTTTCAAGGATTGTCTGA
- a CDS encoding SGNH/GDSL hydrolase family protein translates to MKVVLIILAVTAGLGAAIEVLLRVLLGFGNPLIYIADAECGYLLAPNQKVRRLGNRIEINEYSMRSGPIAPIASPETLRVLLLGDSVANGGWWTHQTDTISEIMARNLRLLVQNLASDAQLRSQVNYSNFEVLNASANSWGPRNQLAYAKRFGVFGAKAVVLLLNTDDLFASAPCDLVVGRDRSYPDRKPRSATLELLSRYLLPAVPTRQLAAPGATSGDVVGCNLEAIRQIQKIAVSANVEFLLAVTPKRGELGGPGPRDWEVNARARLAELVETEKITYIDFLPIFNCATEFPTLYRDSIHLSPQGNQLVSKTISRQIVALFWHKS, encoded by the coding sequence GTGAAAGTTGTTCTCATAATTTTGGCTGTCACCGCAGGATTGGGGGCGGCAATCGAAGTGCTGCTGCGGGTGCTGCTGGGTTTTGGTAATCCCTTGATTTATATTGCCGATGCCGAGTGCGGCTATTTGTTGGCGCCCAACCAGAAAGTGCGCCGCTTGGGCAACCGGATTGAGATTAACGAGTATTCGATGCGTAGCGGACCGATCGCCCCGATCGCCTCTCCAGAAACTCTGCGCGTCTTGCTGTTGGGAGATTCTGTCGCCAACGGCGGTTGGTGGACTCATCAGACAGATACGATCTCGGAAATTATGGCTCGGAATTTGAGACTGCTAGTACAGAATCTGGCGAGCGATGCACAATTACGTTCACAAGTCAACTATTCAAATTTTGAAGTTCTCAACGCCTCAGCCAATTCTTGGGGGCCGAGGAATCAACTTGCTTACGCCAAGCGGTTCGGTGTTTTTGGGGCAAAGGCTGTGGTTTTGCTGCTCAATACGGACGATTTGTTTGCATCGGCTCCTTGCGATCTGGTTGTGGGGCGCGATCGATCTTACCCGGATCGCAAACCCCGATCGGCTACGCTAGAGTTATTGAGCCGCTACCTGCTACCTGCAGTGCCGACTCGCCAATTGGCAGCACCCGGAGCCACAAGCGGCGATGTAGTAGGCTGCAACTTAGAGGCTATTCGCCAAATCCAGAAAATAGCTGTATCCGCCAACGTCGAGTTTTTGCTAGCCGTCACGCCCAAGCGGGGCGAACTCGGCGGCCCGGGCCCTCGCGACTGGGAAGTCAATGCTAGAGCGCGTCTCGCCGAACTCGTAGAAACAGAGAAAATTACTTACATAGATTTTCTTCCCATTTTCAATTGTGCGACCGAATTTCCAACTTTGTATCGAGACAGCATTCACCTCAGTCCTCAAGGAAATCAGCTAGTTAGCAAAACCATCAGTCGTCAAATAGTCGCTCTTTTTTGGCATAAATCGTGA
- a CDS encoding Gfo/Idh/MocA family protein yields MSLGYANVFAQRSQPEPLRIGVIGVGNMGQHHTRVLSLLKDIELVGVADINVERGIDVASKYRVRFFEDYRDLLAHVDAVCVAVPTRLHHPVGMSCLQAGVHVLIEKPIAASIAEAESLVNAAAEAHRILQVGHIERFNPAFQELGKVLKTEELLALEAHRMSPYSQRANDVSVVLDLMIHDIDLLLELADSQVVKLTASGSRASDSGYLDYVTATLNFANGIVATLTASKVTHRKLRSIVAHCKNSLTEADFLNNEILIHRQTTANYVTDYGQVLYRQDGLIEKVYTSNIEPLHAELEHFINCVRGGNQPSVGGEQALKALRLASSIEQMALDGQAWYPKELESTLQVS; encoded by the coding sequence ATGTCATTGGGATACGCAAACGTTTTCGCCCAGCGAAGTCAACCCGAACCCCTCCGCATTGGGGTGATTGGGGTTGGCAATATGGGCCAGCACCACACGCGAGTTCTGAGCTTGCTAAAAGATATCGAACTCGTGGGTGTTGCAGACATAAATGTAGAGCGGGGAATAGATGTAGCAAGCAAATACCGGGTTCGCTTCTTTGAAGACTACCGAGATTTGCTCGCCCACGTAGATGCAGTTTGCGTCGCCGTTCCAACTCGCCTGCACCACCCTGTGGGGATGTCTTGTCTCCAAGCGGGTGTTCACGTTTTAATTGAAAAGCCGATCGCGGCTAGCATTGCCGAAGCCGAATCTTTGGTCAACGCGGCTGCTGAGGCCCACCGGATTTTACAAGTGGGTCACATCGAGCGCTTCAATCCAGCTTTTCAGGAACTCGGCAAAGTGCTGAAAACTGAAGAGTTACTGGCATTGGAAGCTCACCGGATGAGTCCCTATTCCCAGCGGGCTAACGACGTATCGGTAGTTTTGGATTTAATGATCCACGACATCGACTTGCTTTTGGAATTGGCAGATTCCCAAGTGGTGAAGCTGACGGCCAGCGGCAGCAGGGCCTCAGATTCCGGTTATTTAGACTACGTGACAGCGACGTTGAACTTTGCTAACGGCATTGTCGCCACCCTGACTGCCAGTAAGGTGACGCACCGCAAACTCCGTTCAATCGTGGCTCACTGCAAGAATTCTCTGACAGAGGCAGATTTTCTCAACAACGAAATCTTGATTCACCGGCAAACAACCGCCAATTACGTGACGGATTACGGTCAGGTGCTTTACCGTCAAGATGGGTTGATCGAGAAAGTTTACACCAGCAATATTGAACCGCTCCACGCAGAATTGGAGCATTTTATTAATTGCGTGCGGGGTGGAAATCAGCCTTCTGTGGGAGGAGAACAAGCTCTCAAAGCTCTGCGGCTTGCGAGTTCGATCGAGCAAATGGCTCTCGACGGTCAAGCTTGGTATCCGAAAGAGCTAGAGTCTACATTGCAAGTTAGCTAA
- a CDS encoding PEP-CTERM sorting domain-containing protein (PEP-CTERM proteins occur, often in large numbers, in the proteomes of bacteria that also encode an exosortase, a predicted intramembrane cysteine proteinase. The presence of a PEP-CTERM domain at a protein's C-terminus predicts cleavage within the sorting domain, followed by covalent anchoring to some some component of the (usually Gram-negative) cell surface. Many PEP-CTERM proteins exhibit an unusual sequence composition that includes large numbers of potential glycosylation sites. Expression of one such protein has been shown restore the ability of a bacterium to form floc, a type of biofilm.) — protein MNYQSYIDDGLLIVDTYIPYSRGWGYSDVYYTLVNTEPEPVPEPLAAGGTALALAGLTWLKHKKKMAV, from the coding sequence ATGAACTATCAATCATATATAGACGATGGATTGCTCATCGTCGATACCTATATTCCATACTCTAGAGGGTGGGGGTACTCTGATGTTTATTACACCCTAGTGAATACCGAACCCGAACCAGTTCCCGAACCTCTCGCCGCTGGGGGCACAGCTTTAGCATTGGCAGGTTTAACCTGGTTAAAACACAAGAAAAAAATGGCAGTTTGA
- a CDS encoding PrsW family glutamic-type intramembrane protease yields the protein MTNEIGFLRQVPAKDAVGTPASKYQLSEDGELVIGRDRNCQIALESIGHGMVSRRHATIRPLTQGTLTRWEICDLNSANGTYINGKKLFGCQTLETGDRISLGLDGPEFVFESPVTPYQNKPGLRAPETGNFAGSEKDALTLTQLFPIASTGKQLSQKAYLYPGIATVIVVVSMFVAVGNSAAFNLLLSAYLAGAAYYFIYQLCGKHKPWWMLLGSALATVLIVISPLLIGFILVFREILPGRLPTEGETISFLPFLTRMFFGAGLMEELLKALPVLGAMLLGNWLKNPWRDRIGVWEPLDGILLGSASAVGFTLLETLGQYVPNIIQNVTLQAGPDAGQLVGLQLLIPRILGSAAGHMAYSGYLGYFIGLSALKPRKRWQILGVGYFSASALHALWNASGAASVLLLALVGVLSYAFLVAAILKARALSPNRKQNFATRIFSEK from the coding sequence ATGACTAATGAAATCGGATTTCTGCGACAAGTGCCAGCCAAAGACGCTGTGGGAACCCCAGCATCCAAATACCAACTTTCTGAAGATGGGGAATTGGTCATCGGACGCGATCGCAATTGTCAAATAGCTTTAGAGTCGATCGGTCACGGCATGGTTTCCCGTCGCCACGCCACGATCCGTCCCCTAACTCAGGGTACTTTGACGAGATGGGAAATTTGCGACCTCAACAGCGCTAACGGAACTTATATCAACGGAAAAAAGCTCTTTGGCTGCCAAACTTTAGAAACAGGCGATCGCATCAGTCTCGGCCTTGACGGCCCTGAATTTGTATTTGAATCTCCCGTAACCCCTTACCAAAATAAACCCGGATTAAGAGCACCAGAAACGGGCAATTTTGCTGGTAGCGAAAAAGACGCTCTCACTTTAACTCAATTATTCCCGATCGCCTCCACTGGCAAACAATTAAGCCAAAAAGCTTACTTATATCCAGGTATCGCCACAGTTATTGTTGTCGTGTCGATGTTTGTCGCGGTTGGAAATTCCGCAGCATTCAACCTGCTGCTGTCAGCTTACCTCGCCGGTGCGGCTTACTACTTTATCTATCAACTCTGTGGCAAACACAAGCCTTGGTGGATGTTGCTTGGTTCGGCTTTAGCTACAGTCCTGATTGTGATCAGCCCCTTATTAATTGGATTTATATTAGTATTTAGAGAAATTTTGCCCGGCCGCCTGCCAACCGAAGGCGAAACAATCAGTTTTTTGCCTTTTTTGACCAGAATGTTTTTCGGGGCGGGTCTAATGGAAGAATTGCTGAAAGCCCTGCCCGTTTTGGGAGCGATGTTGCTGGGAAATTGGCTGAAAAATCCGTGGCGCGATCGAATCGGCGTTTGGGAACCTTTAGACGGAATTCTCTTAGGAAGTGCCTCGGCAGTCGGCTTTACACTGTTAGAAACTCTGGGACAGTACGTTCCCAATATCATCCAAAATGTCACCCTGCAAGCAGGGCCGGACGCCGGACAATTAGTAGGATTGCAGTTGCTAATTCCCCGCATTTTGGGTTCGGCCGCCGGACACATGGCTTACAGCGGCTATTTGGGATATTTTATCGGTTTGAGCGCCCTCAAACCCAGGAAGCGCTGGCAAATTTTGGGCGTAGGTTATTTCAGCGCTTCCGCACTTCACGCTTTGTGGAATGCGTCAGGAGCAGCCAGCGTACTTTTGCTGGCATTGGTGGGAGTTTTGTCCTATGCGTTTTTGGTAGCCGCGATTTTGAAAGCCAGAGCTCTGTCTCCGAATCGAAAGCAAAATTTTGCAACTCGAATATTTTCTGAAAAGTGA
- the def gene encoding peptide deformylase, protein MTAQVLIEKKKLEKPPLTIHTLGDRVLRQPAKRVKSVDAEIRQLVREMLQTMYSADGIGLAAPQVGVHKQVIVLDCDPENPATPPIVLINPTIKSSSSDICILQEGCLSIPGVYLEVKRPEVIEVSYRDEYGRPQTLIAKELLSRAIQHEMDHLNGVLFVDRVENKLALNEALIKHKFSPKAVKSV, encoded by the coding sequence ATGACGGCTCAGGTCTTGATTGAAAAGAAAAAGTTAGAAAAACCGCCCCTAACAATACACACATTAGGCGATCGCGTCCTGCGGCAGCCAGCCAAGCGCGTCAAAAGCGTCGATGCAGAAATTCGGCAGCTAGTCCGAGAAATGCTGCAAACCATGTACAGTGCCGACGGTATCGGTTTGGCCGCCCCCCAAGTCGGAGTCCACAAACAAGTAATCGTCCTCGACTGCGACCCGGAAAACCCCGCCACACCCCCAATCGTTTTGATCAATCCCACCATCAAAAGTAGCAGCAGCGATATCTGCATCTTGCAAGAAGGGTGTTTGAGCATTCCGGGAGTTTATTTAGAAGTCAAACGCCCAGAAGTCATTGAAGTATCCTACCGCGACGAATACGGCCGCCCACAAACCCTGATAGCAAAAGAGTTACTGTCGAGGGCAATTCAGCACGAAATGGATCACCTCAACGGAGTGCTGTTTGTAGACAGAGTAGAAAACAAGCTGGCACTGAATGAAGCATTAATCAAGCATAAATTTTCGCCAAAGGCAGTAAAATCAGTATGA
- a CDS encoding DUF1648 domain-containing protein translates to MTGNAPNQRPVISLGLSPVLVTVELLAAIAVLLAVLLIVQFWGVLPDRIPIHFGLGGQPDTWGDKLTIWIVPATAAITFAVLTAVSRYPHTFNYPVRITEENARQQYLLARSLLVWLKAEACWLLAFVVRQQILVALGNAQRFSVELVLGIIVLIFATVGVYFRKAYLAR, encoded by the coding sequence ATGACTGGAAACGCACCAAACCAACGGCCGGTTATTTCTCTGGGGCTTTCGCCTGTTTTAGTGACGGTAGAACTTTTAGCTGCGATCGCGGTTTTGCTGGCTGTTTTGCTCATCGTACAGTTTTGGGGGGTTTTGCCCGATCGAATTCCGATTCATTTCGGCTTGGGGGGGCAGCCTGATACTTGGGGCGACAAGCTGACGATTTGGATCGTGCCAGCGACCGCTGCAATTACTTTTGCAGTTTTAACTGCGGTATCTCGTTATCCGCATACTTTTAATTATCCGGTACGGATTACTGAGGAAAATGCGCGCCAGCAATATCTGTTGGCGCGAAGCCTTTTGGTTTGGCTGAAAGCTGAGGCTTGTTGGCTGTTGGCATTTGTGGTGCGACAGCAAATTCTCGTGGCTTTGGGCAATGCTCAAAGGTTTAGTGTGGAGTTAGTTTTGGGGATAATTGTTTTGATATTTGCGACGGTTGGCGTGTATTTTCGCAAGGCTTATTTGGCTCGCTAG
- a CDS encoding pentapeptide repeat-containing protein translates to MTPEPNSSQPNRPESNVTVESLNGANPTVPPESGKIVATAEPEKPVPPPPSRKVLLPRQPEQTTAEKSGSVLTLGSIAAMIFGLANDNIWLGLIGAVGAIGISLRLMWPSWGKIWAQVIPPTWRTLIVACFGLLAGIVGLLMLSGTNTEPGSRNIQINWDAIGALGELIGALGQILIAILGVYVAWRQYVISKDLTIQQNRITQQQTIDAYFQGVSDLALDEQGFLEDWPQERAIAEGRTAAIMSSVDAEGKAKILRFLSQSRLVTPLKRDRLLGRAILDGDGGYAEDREHGIRVIDLNVMLAGADLAGTDLRWTDLSEANLVRANLSKCDLVKANLSRAVLYDANLARADMRGAALFYGSAETASPRSRTEFPNYQTGEHTGAVVERVDFTGVKRLSEEQRYYCCAWCGSKSRETIPGGCEGIPNKLGR, encoded by the coding sequence ATGACACCAGAACCAAACTCTTCTCAACCCAATCGCCCTGAGTCTAACGTGACTGTAGAAAGTCTGAACGGTGCGAACCCGACTGTGCCACCAGAATCAGGGAAAATCGTCGCTACTGCTGAACCCGAAAAACCGGTGCCGCCACCTCCAAGTCGCAAGGTTTTATTGCCGCGGCAGCCGGAACAAACGACTGCTGAGAAGTCGGGGTCGGTGCTGACGCTGGGGTCGATCGCAGCGATGATTTTTGGGCTGGCAAATGACAACATTTGGCTGGGTTTAATTGGCGCTGTCGGTGCGATCGGCATATCGCTGCGGCTGATGTGGCCGAGTTGGGGCAAAATCTGGGCGCAGGTAATTCCGCCTACTTGGCGCACGCTGATTGTCGCCTGCTTTGGGCTTTTAGCTGGGATTGTTGGCTTGCTGATGCTCAGCGGTACTAATACTGAACCGGGAAGCCGCAACATCCAAATCAACTGGGACGCCATCGGCGCTCTAGGCGAGCTGATCGGCGCTTTGGGCCAAATTTTGATCGCAATTTTGGGCGTTTACGTGGCTTGGCGGCAGTACGTGATCTCGAAAGATTTGACGATTCAGCAAAATCGAATTACGCAGCAGCAAACGATCGATGCTTATTTTCAAGGGGTTTCGGACTTAGCCCTTGACGAACAAGGGTTTTTGGAAGACTGGCCGCAGGAAAGGGCGATCGCAGAAGGGCGCACCGCTGCAATTATGAGCAGTGTAGATGCTGAAGGTAAAGCTAAAATTCTGCGGTTTTTGTCGCAGTCGAGATTGGTTACTCCTCTGAAGCGCGATCGGCTTTTAGGCCGCGCCATCCTTGACGGCGACGGCGGCTACGCTGAAGATAGAGAGCACGGTATCCGCGTTATCGATCTCAATGTCATGTTAGCGGGTGCTGACCTGGCTGGCACTGATTTGCGGTGGACGGATTTGAGCGAAGCCAACCTCGTCCGCGCCAATCTCAGCAAGTGCGATTTAGTGAAAGCCAACCTCTCCCGCGCTGTCTTGTACGACGCCAATCTCGCTCGCGCCGACATGAGAGGCGCCGCTTTATTCTACGGCTCGGCAGAAACTGCATCCCCCCGCAGCCGTACCGAATTTCCCAACTATCAAACGGGCGAACATACCGGCGCTGTGGTTGAACGTGTTGATTTCACCGGTGTCAAGCGGCTATCGGAGGAGCAGCGCTATTACTGCTGCGCTTGGTGCGGCTCGAAGTCGAGAGAGACTATTCCCGGCGGCTGCGAAGGGATTCCCAATAAACTCGGACGGTGA
- a CDS encoding helix-turn-helix domain-containing protein codes for MTIKKLADKTNVSEDTIKRLLGTKDCPNGVERWQVTNIAKALGIEATDIVDPKDWNAENMLPPEFESLI; via the coding sequence TTGACGATAAAAAAACTCGCGGACAAAACTAATGTTTCCGAGGACACAATTAAGCGCTTACTCGGTACAAAAGACTGTCCTAATGGCGTAGAAAGATGGCAAGTTACCAACATAGCTAAAGCATTAGGAATAGAAGCCACAGATATTGTTGATCCAAAAGATTGGAATGCCGAAAATATGCTGCCGCCCGAGTTTGAATCACTCATATAG